The Lewinellaceae bacterium genome has a segment encoding these proteins:
- a CDS encoding radical SAM protein, which produces MVKIKEKQGKSEKELLIIEQQPSTIVSNGLEIRWIRFRVLAQLLRIFNARVGNPFATFKAVKGLRKKFKSIQGEKMLVKLARVDGKYFWKLGSSSFPSEASRSMQRREAESLLFDQPYNGLRTLFIAITKKCTLHCEHCFEWDNLNQPEKLSDEDLIELVLKYQAYGTTQIMLSGGEPMLRLDSIFKILKKARTGTDFWIITSGMGLSEQNAVSLKAAGLTGVMISLDHYNAEGHNRFRGHEKAFEWAIGAALNARKAGLAITLSLCASKEFVNPESLRLYMELAKKLGVAFVQILEPRASGRYAGQQVALSEAQIDLLENLYTEYNNHPDYKDYPIVNYLGYHQRRMGCFGGGNRFFYIDTDGDAHACPFCTGKVCSALEFSAEDAVALLNQGQCHTFEKSVF; this is translated from the coding sequence ATGGTGAAAATTAAGGAAAAACAGGGAAAAAGCGAGAAAGAGCTACTCATTATAGAACAACAGCCTTCGACTATAGTGAGCAACGGGTTGGAAATAAGGTGGATCCGATTCCGGGTATTAGCCCAATTATTGAGGATTTTTAATGCCAGGGTCGGGAATCCTTTTGCGACCTTTAAAGCCGTTAAAGGATTAAGAAAGAAATTCAAATCCATCCAGGGAGAAAAAATGCTCGTAAAACTTGCCAGGGTGGATGGGAAATACTTCTGGAAGCTGGGTTCCTCCTCTTTTCCTTCTGAAGCGTCCCGGTCCATGCAGCGTCGGGAAGCGGAAAGTTTGCTTTTTGATCAACCTTACAATGGCTTGAGAACCTTGTTTATTGCGATTACAAAAAAATGCACCTTGCATTGCGAGCACTGTTTTGAATGGGACAATCTCAACCAGCCGGAAAAACTCAGCGATGAAGACCTGATCGAATTGGTGCTGAAATACCAGGCATATGGCACTACCCAGATCATGCTTAGCGGGGGAGAGCCTATGCTTCGCCTGGACAGTATCTTTAAGATTCTTAAAAAGGCCCGGACAGGTACCGATTTCTGGATCATTACCTCGGGGATGGGGCTTTCCGAGCAGAATGCCGTTTCTTTAAAAGCTGCCGGGTTGACCGGTGTCATGATCAGCCTCGATCATTACAATGCGGAAGGGCATAATCGTTTCAGAGGCCATGAAAAAGCCTTCGAATGGGCCATTGGGGCGGCCCTCAACGCCAGGAAGGCCGGACTTGCCATTACCCTTTCTCTATGTGCGTCTAAAGAATTTGTCAATCCGGAGAGCCTCCGTTTATACATGGAGCTTGCTAAAAAACTGGGGGTAGCTTTTGTTCAGATTTTAGAACCCAGGGCAAGTGGAAGGTATGCCGGGCAGCAAGTCGCGCTTTCCGAAGCTCAAATCGATCTGTTGGAAAATTTATATACTGAATATAACAATCATCCCGATTACAAGGATTACCCCATAGTCAATTACCTGGGGTACCATCAACGCCGAATGGGGTGTTTTGGTGGCGGGAACAGGTTTTTTTATATAGATACCGACGGAGATGCCCATGCCTGCCCTTT